CACACATAGAACCGGGCCTGGAGACGGTTATGCAAGCGCAGTTAAATACGTTCGAAATGTGTAAATAGGATCGAGGCACGTCAAATATACGAACAAATCTCAAACTCATTCGTGGGATGCACCATCTCAAACACATCTTTTAAAAAGAATGAAGTAATAGTAAACTGACACACTCCAAAggagaaaaagaaacagaaagcatattttatttatttatttatttatgaagaAGTAGCGTCCTTCTTCTTCCTATGCACAAGATTTTTCATCCAATTCACACCGATAAATGCAACCATCTTAGCTCTGTTAAACCCTGCTTTGGTCTTGCCGGACTTCTTCCCGGAGGCGTCTTTCTTACCGTCAGTGGTCTCGTCCTTCGCTGCCATCACCCCAATTCCTCCGTTCCCCCACTGATCCGCCCAACTCGGTGCTTCACTCGCCATTCTATTACGATCAAAGTATCTTATGTgcctattaaaattaaaattgtattCAAACCTCCATATGGATTCATATAGTTATGCATAGAagaaaaataagtaaacaaagACTACCTCGAATTCGTGGAGCTCTTCTTGGCAAAGAGGAAAGAAACGATGTTGAATGAGCAAGATAAGTGGAAATGTGAGAATGGAGACACTAATAGTGGATGGGTTGTCAATTTATTTCATTTCTGAGTGTAGATATTAGTAAACAATATATTTAGGTTGTCATCTTTAACCTAAA
This region of Brassica napus cultivar Da-Ae chromosome C5, Da-Ae, whole genome shotgun sequence genomic DNA includes:
- the LOC111206397 gene encoding uncharacterized protein LOC111206397 — encoded protein: MASEAPSWADQWGNGGIGVMAAKDETTDGKKDASGKKSGKTKAGFNRAKMVAFIGVNWMKNLVHRKKKDATSS